Within Ovis aries strain OAR_USU_Benz2616 breed Rambouillet chromosome 11, ARS-UI_Ramb_v3.0, whole genome shotgun sequence, the genomic segment GGCTGGCGGAGGGTTGCCCTGGCATGGAGAGGTCCTGGACCACATCCTGGTAGCAGAGGCTCAGGAAGCAGGGAGAGGTGGACAGCAAAGTCATCTCCCTGGTGACAGCCAGCACAGGACTGCTCGTGGGGACCGGGGGAGTGGGGAACCAGAGGGAGCAGGTGGGCAGGCAGGGAAGGTGCAGGGCAGTGAGCTGGAAGGTGGCATGGTGGGTGCCTGCCCAGGAGACACTGGACAGCAGTGTGGCGAGGGGACAGGAGCATGGTCCACAGCAGGGAGCTCGTGGAGCAAGAGAGCTGTAGTAACCAGAGTGACAGGCACTGCTGGGACGCGACATGCTAGTATCGTCGGAGAGCTGCCGCTGTCACGGCCCCAGCAGATAAGTCATGGGCTCGTGGGTAGGCCAGGCACAGCTGTGACAGCTTGATGGGACTGTTATGCCcactttagagatgaagaaacggaggcacagagaggttaggctACGTGCCTAGAGGCACACAGCAGCTGCAGTTCCTCTGGGATGTTTCAGGGCCTTGCAGGAAAGACTCCTGAACCACCCTACCGACAAGGGCTGACCATCCAGCCACCTGTTGTTGGAGGGGCTCTTTCTCCGAGGCCCCGATCCACCTCAGATCATAAGAGGCAGGCAGTTCTGAGGCCCTTTGTCATCTGGGGACTCAGCGTCTCAGCTGATTACTGGAGACAGGTGTCAGGAGGGTGCAGGGGCTGCAGCTGGAAGGGGTCGGTTGAGTGTGTGGTGGGTACGGGCTGAGCGGGCAGCAGGGAGGTCTAGGATAGGGTGGGCAACTGTGTCCTGCCTTGGCCTGGGGGTGCCTCTGCTCTCTGGCTAAGCCCCTGGACTCCTTTGTGACTTGGTCTGTTTGGCCCACGCCACAGCACTGGAAAGAAGGCCTGCCTGACTGCCTACAGAACCCGAGGACCCCACCCAGCGGGACTGGCCTCTTACCATGTCCAGGGCCACCTTCATGGCCTCCTGCAGCCCAAAGAGCTTCCCGGCCACCAGGTAGACCCCGCCTGTCCACACGGCACAGGCCTCATGCACCCAGTGCTCCTGGGTGTCCCCACCAGGCTCAGCCGGCGGCTCCTTGCTGCACTCATGCTTGCGGCTCTTGTCGGCTGGGGCTGCCTCCTCACTGCCATCCCCCCGACCGTCACAGCAGTAGCAACTCTGCAGCCGCCGGGACAGGCCCCGGGCACTGGTGCGCAGAGAGCCCTGCTTGGCCGGATCAGCTGGGCCATCAGGCctggggggcttcccagtggtggtggtggcagcagAAGACGCGGCAGCTGGGCACTCAAGGCCTTTGAGTGTCCTCTCGAGAGGCAGCAAGGCCTCCTCACAGGTACCCTCCAGCCGCACCTTCTCCTTGAGTTTTGGCTTCTTTTTGGGGAGGCAGTGTTCAGGGTAGTAGGGCCCACAGAGGTCCCCGAGGTCCTTGAAGTTGGCCGGGTTTTGGCAGAGGCAGCAAACAAGGCAAGAGGTACTCAGGGCCTTGGAAACCACGGGCCCCAGGTGCATGGTggaggagaggggcagggagggccgAGGCTGTGGGACAATGCCTCCAGGGAGCGTGGCTAGGGAGGCCCCAGCCGTGTCCAAGAAGGAGCaggacgaggaggaggaaggcTTCCTCTGGGGCTGGGGCTCCTCTCCCGGGGAGTTGACAACAGTGCACACGGTGGTGAACGCACCCCGCTTCTCCACCCGCACGAAGGGCGAGAAGGCGGGGCTGCGGCTGTCTGCCCGCAGCCGCTTGCAGGAGGAAATGTACTTGAGGCGGATTTCAGGCTCGGCGGGATCCAGGGGCAGcacctgctgctgccgccgccgcttaGCACGCCCCTTACAGGGTGAGGAGGTGGTGCTCTTGGCCCGGCCCCGCGTGAGGCGCTTCCGCTTGGAATAGCTGCTGTAGTTGGCATGGCCCGGCTGCTTCTGTGCCCTCGTCTGGGGCTGGCAGGGCCGGCCCTCTGGGGGCTGGGCAGCCAGGCCCAGCTCCTCCGTCTTTGGCTTCTTGCCTCCTATGCCAGAGCTGTCCTCACTGGCCCCCTGCGTGCCACTGGCCCTGTCTCGGGGAGTTAGCAGCAGAGCTGGGCCGAGGTGGGgccttttctccaaggagcctttgGGGAGTCCAAGGGCCCCAGCTCTGCCTTTCCGGCTTCTCTTCTTAGGTGCCAGGGCAGTGCCCCCGGGCAGCAGGGCCTCTGGGGATGTGAAGGCCTCCGTTTTGAAACTATCGGTCAAGGACAGTTTCTTACTGTTCACGAGTTTGCCTTTTAAGGATCTATTGGTCGGATTTCTGCACAATGGCTCAGCCCCCAGAGCTGCTGGGAACTTCTGCCCGGGGCTCACATTTAAGAGACCTTCCTCTGACCCCAGAAGGCTGCCCCCAGAACTCTTGAGCCCACGTTCCTTCTCGGGGAGGGATGGGCTCACAGGATTCCCAGGAGGGGCCCCTGGTGCTCTGCACGCGAACTTCTTCAGGCTGGGCGAGGTGATCTTCTGCACAATGGCCTCTAGCTTCAAGCCTCGGCCTTTTCGGGGTGGCAGCACCTTGGTCTTCATGGCCCCCTGGAAGGACGCCCGTGAGGCCAGCTTGAGGCCAGTGTCTGGGGTCTCCAGGGGCGGTGGCTTCGCCGTGGGCTCACCATTGCCCTTGGTGGGTTTCGCCTTCTTGGGAGACGTTATCCTCTTGAAGAGGGTTGGGGAGCCCTCGGCCCCCTCCTCCTTCACATCTCCCCCGAGGCCGCCACTGCGTAAGACCAGGTTGCGCTTCTTAGTGGGGACAGGAGCCATGAAGGCTGACTTCCTTTTGAGGGCATGGAGGGGTCGATCTGAGAGCTTGCCGCTGGCACCAGGCTTGGGGACCCTCGCCCGCTGGCCTGCCCTCCCCTCTTTCTGGGGGCTGCCAGCAACTTTGAACGTGGCGGGCAGGTGGTTGTTGGCGAGGAGCTTCTTGGCAGCACGGCAGTTTGGCAGTCGGCTCTCCGAGGGCCGCCTGCGCTTGGAGTGGAAGGCTTCCTGGGCCCTGCTGCGGGACCGGAGGATCATGGACCGCTGGTCTTTGCCTGGTGCATCCAGCGAGTCCGTTTCCTTGGTCTTGGAGCCCATGGGGCTGCTGTCGGAGGCCACGGGCAAGGCGGCCGGGTTGCTGGGGCTGGACGCTGCCTTTGGGGAGGGCTTCCCCACCCGCTTGCCTGACTTGAAGGCGGCTCGCTGCTTGCCCCCCAGCTTGTctgggggggcaggggtggtgggcaggcctgggggtccgggtgtgcggggctcaCTCAAGGCTGTGAAGGAGCGGGTACACATCCTGGGAAGTCCTTCTGAGATCCCCCGGCCTGGGGTCCCCGCCCCCTCCATCTGTCCCTGGGGGGGCCCCGTGCATGATTCAGGGAGCAGCAGGTCTTTGGGCAGTGCCGGTGCCCTGCACGGGGAGTCCTCGGCCTCAGGCAGCCCCCGGTGCACCCGCCGGCTCCTCAAGCTTTTACCGCGAGGCACGGGCTCTTTCTTGGCAATGGGGGCCTCGGGCACAGCAGGCTTGTTTGGCTTTGGCGCCAAAGAGGCCTCTGGGGTCACAGCAGCAGAATCCCCTGGAGCCAGCACCCCATCGGGCCCCTCTTCCTCTGGTTTCATATGGGACAGGGAGGACTCGAACCAGCTCTGGACCTTGGACTCGGCACCCACGGTGGGGCCCAGCAAGATGACTGAGTCCCCAGAGAGGGGACACGGGGAGCCCCAGCCGGCCTTGGGGTCCAgcacctcctccacctcctccttgcCGCACAGCAGCGGGGCCTTGGGTGACAGTGCATCCTGCAGGCCCGGCCTCTGCTCAGGGCTCCCCAGGAGCTCGCACAGGGACGAGTACTCCTCGGCCTCCAGGTCCTCCTTCCGGCCCGGCGCTGGCAGCAGTGGGAGGTCCCCAAAGTCGGCGGCTGAGCAGCAGTGCCGACTGTCGTCCAGCCAGCGGTCGGCCTTGCTCACCTCGGGGCACTGCAGCAGCCCGCCTGCCTCCTCCTTCACCCCGCCCGCCGCCTCCTGCTGGGAGTCCCGGGGCACTGCAGCCTTCTCCCCAGGGGGTGCCTCCTCCTGGAAGCCCAGGCAGGCCGAAGCCTCCCGGGTGCCGTCCTGGCTGGCACTGTCTGTGGCCTTTCCGCCCTGCTCCAGACCCTTGGTGAGCTCGCCGGGGTGCAGCCCCCACCGAGGACAGGCATCCCCCAGGTTCTCCTCGGGCCAGGCAAAGGGGTGGGCACCATCCCCCGAGCCGGCAGAGGTCGTGTCTGGGAAGCAGTCAAAAGCCACGGTGGGGTCTGAGGCCGCAGCCCCCAGGGTGGCCTTGGCGCTGAAGGAGAGGGGACCGGCTGTTTTCTTGGGGTCAGGGGTGGTGAAGCCCACAGAGGGGTCTTCAAATAGCCCCGGACTGAAGTCCTTGGCGCTGCTGCCCTTGTCCAGCTGCAGTGCCTCGGGCAGGGACTCCTGCTCCCCTGGCCGTGGCCATGCACCCTTGGCCACAGGGTCCAGGCAGGCGCTGTGGTTCTCCAGAGAGAAGGGCGGCTTGCCGGTGTCTTTGGCCAGGCCCGGCGCCTCGGCCCAGGCCTTGTCGGCCTTCTCGCTTATGGCCTCCTGCAGCCCCAGGATCTCGGAGGCCAAGTCTTCCTGTGCTAGGGCGCTGAGCAGCAGCCGCGGGCAGTCTCGCTCGCCAGCCACAAGCTTGGAGAAGCTGTCGAGGGGCAGGCTGCCGTGCAGGCTCTGGAAGGAGTCGTCAGACTTGGTGGACATGTCGTCCGGTGAGGTCACGGAGCAGGTGGATACGGACTCGGGCTTGGCCTTGGAGCCGCCGTGGACCCTGGCGGGGCTGCCGCGGGCCTGGCTGCAGTAGAGGAAGCTGCGCTCCAGTGGGTCCTCAGAGCCGCTCAGGTAGTCGGCCTCGGGCGGCTCAGCATGCGTGGACTGCGGTGTGCTGCTCAGCGGCTCCGATAATGGTGTGCCTGCTGGCTCGGCCGAGTAGCCGCTGCCCTCAGGGCTGCAGTGCTGGCTTTTGTGCTGCTCCGGTGTCCGGGCCACCAGGCTCTTGAGGCCCTTCTTCTGAGGCCCGGCCGCCTTggacagcagcagctgctgcacgGTGTTGGAGATGTTCTCCACCTGGGAGGTCAGGGCCGTGAGGCTATGCAGGCTGAGGTCCGACAGCAGGCTCTCAGGAAGCTTGTCCTTCTGCAGGGCCTTGCAGTTGGCGGCCTGGGTGTCCACAGAGCTGGCAGCATCCGTCGGGGAGGGGTTGAGCAGGGGCATGAAGTGGCTGTGGTCGGTGAGGCCGGCGGGGAAAGCCCCAGGGCCGAGTGGCTGCTGGTTGTAGGGAAAGTTCTCCAGGTTGGGCATCAGTGGTGACGGGGTGGAGCTGTAGGAGGGTGAGCGGCCCACAGAGCGCGCGGGTGAATGGCCGGAGCCAGGGCTGAAGGTCTGGTAGTACTGCTCTGGGGTCCTGACAGTTGCGTCCGGCTGACAGTAGCCTGGGCCTTGCTGCCCATAGTGTTGGTACTTTGCAAGGTTTTGGTAGTGCAGGCTTTCCTGGGCATGGTGACGGCTCTggagggtctgctgctgctgcttctgtgggTCATAGCTGAGGCGGCTGGACTGGTAGGCGTGAAGGTTCGGGACCCGCTGGCCAGGGGCCAGGCTGGCATTGGCGGTCAGCGGCCTGTCGTGGGGCTGGGCGGAGGGGGCCGTGCAGCTCTTGTAGGAGTGGGCCCCCTGCCCGCTGGCCTGGCCACTGGAGTAGgtagaggaggcagggaaggactGGGACTGCTGGGGGAAGTGGCCGCCCTGGGAGAAGGGCAGGGGGGAGGCAAGGTCACTCTGGGGTTTCTGCCTCTGGAGCTTGGGGTATGCCAGGGATGGTGGGGGCTGCGGCAGCTGCTGCTGGACATGGAGGGCGTGAGTCCGGAAGGGCAGCTGGGCACCCTGCTCTGGATACTGCCGGCTGGGGGGCACCACCGTCTTTTTCATCAGATTCTCATCATATTTGCCCACCCCGCCTGGCAGGGGCTGCGGCTGAGGCGGGGGTGGCTGGGGGCCCCCCCAGGCCTGCAGGCCCTCCTCGCCCGAGTAGCGGCCTGGGTATGGGCTGCCGTCCTGGACGGTGTAGCCCGCGAAGGCCGGCCTCCCCGGCGGGGCCTGCGGCGAGGACAGGCCTTTGCCGGCACGCGCGGTGGCGGGCGTGCCCGCGCCGCCCTCGTAACCGGGGAAGGGCTGCGGGCCGTAGTAGTCCTTGGTCAGCAGACGCTGCCGGTCGCAGCTCAGCCCAGCCTGGCTTGGCTGCCTGTAGTTCTCCAGGCGCGACGTCTCCTGTGAGGTCTGCTGGTAGGTCTGCTGTTTGCCATGGAAACCACACCTTTCTCGAAAAGACTGCATGACTTGGGCTGGTTAtctgtgaaaagagaaagggCGAGAGGGAGGGcggggagaggagggcagagcgGGCGGGGTTCAGACAGGCCATTTCCTTCCCTTGGAAAGCCGgccccctcccgccccgccccctcctgcAGCCGCCCCACCAGCTGTGCACATATTGACAACTTGTGTGTCAGGGCCGTGTGCTCTGTAATTCCTGCTCTGACGGGGACAGGGAGGTGCAGCCCGGCTGCCCAGCGCCAGCCACTGGGGAGCTGCCCCCTCCTGCCACcagttcccctccccctccccgccggCTCAGAATCGTTTAGCCATTCCCGCTCCCCTGTCCCCTGGGGCTGCTGGATCCGGTAATCTAGCCCCAGCGCAGCAGTGTTCAGGCGTGACCCAGCtcgtgagtgtgtgcgtgtgtgtgcatggcaCGGGGGGTGGCCTGCCCTGCCCCAGAAACCACTCACTGAGGCCTGGAGTCTGCGCACGTGAGCATGCGTgcgcgcacatacacacacacacaccttcttcatcactgcacacacacactccccttgtctattacacacacacacacatcccttcatcagtgcacacacacaaacagcttcatcactgcacacacacacacactccccttgtctattacacacacacatcccttcaTCAGTGCACACACTCCCCTTgtctattacacacacacacactcttcatcactgcacacacacactccccttaTCTATTACCCACACATCCCCCTTcatcactgcacacacacaccccttcttcatcactgcacacacacactccccttgtctattacacacacacatcccctttcttcactgcacacacacaccccttcatcagtgcacacacacactccccttgtctattacacacacacacttcccttcTCCATCACACACCCCTTCATCACTGTATACACACTCCCCTTgtctgttatacacacacacatacaccccttcATCACTGCACATACACACTCCCCTTGTCtatcattacacacacacaccccttcatcagtgcacacacacactccccatctattacacacacacatactccccCTCTCTGTCACTGCTATGCCCTCTGGAAGCTGTCTGTTGCTTCTGGCAGACGCTGAGGAGGGGCCACCGAGCCACTGTGGGCATAAGCTGTCCCTCCCAGGGGTGCGAGCAGTGGCCCTGCCTTCTGTGTTGGTGTTACAGGCACGTAAACAGGCTGTGCGGCCCTGATGAGGCAGAGATGGGGCAGAGCTGCAGTCCCGCTGCCTGAGGCGCCTGGGCCTCCAGGTCAGCCTCGCCTGCCTGCACCGGGTCAGGGCCGGGCCGAGAGCCCATCTGTTTATGATTTTCGGGGCTGGGCACACAAGGGGTCCAGCCTGCACCAACGCaagatcctgggtcaggaaatgaccccagggtgggggtggggctgggggggccCTTCAGGGCAGAACCATAGGGTCACATAACAGGCCGGCTGTAGCATCCAGGCTAGTggcccccctcccttcccctaaGACCCTtcgaggagggaggaaggagcaaGGACACCCCTGGCTCACAGGGAGGCACAGCAAGGGCTGGTGGCAGCCTGCATCCTGGCCTCTGGGTTTACCCACACCTTGCTCACCTGCAGGGCCCAGGCCCCCAGGAGGGCACAGGAAACTTTTCAGGGCCCATTCCAAACCCAAGAGGAAGGGGTGGCCTGGCGTGtgctctgagcctccagggctTGTGAGGCACGGAAAATGAGGGGGCATAGAGAAGGGGGGCCGACATGCAGATGTGAAAGGGAAGAAGCATTCCCCCGGGGGTCTCGGTCACCCTGTCTTCACCCAGCTCCCACCTCCTCATGCAGTTGTGGGGGTCAGAGGGCAGCTGACCTGGGAGGGGCCTGAGTTGAGCAAGTCCAGCCTAGGGCAGCTGGACAGCCCCAAGGAGCCCCATtagcccagcccagggccctcCTTGCCCTTGGCAGTTGGCTGGTTCAGCCCCAGGGCCCCAAGCCCACCACAGGGCCCCACAGCCCATTCCAGGGCCAGCCCCATGGCCATGGCCTCTCCCTGGCTCATCACAGGCGCCCTGATGTGGAGGCCCCCCTCTGACCCACTTCAGTCCATCCCGCGGCTTGGATCAAACATGACAGGAGTGCCTGCTGTGACCCAGAGCTGGAGGCAGTGCTGGTTCTAACGGGTGGCTCCTGCAGGTGGGCAGCCCTGGGGCCCCCACACCGGGCTCCCAGGTGGGCGCCCCCTGCTGCCCTCAGGCAGCACTTGCGGGCGGCCCCCACTGCCCAGGCTGTCAGAGGTAGGTGGAGGCGCCTCTGCTCAGGGTGTCCCCTGTGGGCAGGCAAGGTTGGCTGGGCCCCTGGGCCCTGCCCCGCCCTCCCCGGCCATGTTACAAGCCCGGAACTTGTACACCCAGGCTGGCTTGGGAGGCTTTGCCTCGTCTCTCTGCACAAATTACATCCCGGCTTTTATTAGTCCCAGATCGCGCTCATTTCCCGCTGAGTGTCTTGTGGATATCATTAACATTTCTACagctttttttaatatacttttttcacATTCCCCCAAAATGCATTACcagaaacattatttaaaaagagagcaTGCTCTGACCAGCGCCCCCTCCCTGTTTAATCAGTCCAGCTGCCGCATCTTTTAATGTCGCCAAGCCATGTTACAGCGGGTTTTCCGACACACAGGAGCAGCTGGACGTGGTGAGAGCATCTATCTCGAAGAAAAGACAGTTCAATTAAAATACGAGAAGCCCCGCGCCTGATGAAGAAGGCAGCAGAACGCTCACCCCAGCACCGCCCCCCAGCCTGGTGGGGGTGGGCTCCTGCCACCCGTGTAGGAACAAAGGCTGTCACTAGGCCCTGTCCCACCAGCGCCACCAGGACAAAGTGGGGCTCGGCCTCTTTAAGAGCTGCCTTGGCCTGCCACAGGCTCTGTTGTTATTAATTATTGTGATTATGATTACTTTTCAAGAGCACCATCAAAGAACAGGAGGGaaagaggcaggcagagagcTGGGGTGGGCAGCATCGGGAGGTAGATGGTGACCTCCGAACCTGGGAGGGAAGGAGCGGGCAGGAGGGCACCAGCTGGGGGTCAGGAGAGCGCCCGCCAACACTCCTTCACTCCCCAGTCCAGCCTGGCCTCCCCATccctgcttcccctcccccttctcccagACACTAGGTCAAGGCACATCTCTGAAATTCTAGCCAAATGGGAAgcaaaggaagagggaaaaggagggagggagaaggtcaGTCCTGAGCTCCAGATCACCTGCCACGGTGACTCCTGCAAGCTGGCCTGCCCACCCTGTGCCCCAGGGCTTCTCTACCTCAGTGACAGGTATCCCTGCCCTGCAAGGGGATGCGATGAGCCCCAGAGCCCACCCCAGGCACAAGACCAGCAGCCCCCCAAGGGGTTTGGTAGCAGGTGAGCCAGGGCTCAGCCCTTCTTTCTGGCAAAGAGCAGAAGTCTCTGTGGTCCCCCTGCAGGCACTGTGGAGCCCAGGGGCAGCCTTAGCCATGAGGCCTGTTCCCCCCTTCTGTATACTCACTGCTTTGACCCTCCTGCCCTGTTACAGAGAATGGGAGGCTCAGAAAAGCCAGGACCTGCCTGTGAGCCACCCACAGGAAGCTTTTCCAGATGGACGCTGCAGCAGTGTGGACTGAGAATTCGCACTTTAGAGGAAGGCCGCTGGAGCACGACGAGGTAAGGGGGTTCCAATGTCCCCTCTGCAACCTCTGAGGCCCCAGAAGCCGGCTTGGGCCCACCCAAGGGAGTCCACTCCTGGCTGCCTGTTGTACGCTGAGCAGCCTCAGAAAGAACTCACTGGGTCCACGGCCTCTTCAGCCCCCAGGGTCAGGCTTCAGGTCAGGGAGATGGGCCTGACAGCGTAGGCAGGAGCTTACTGCAGCTccgctggggctggggagggagggaggcggcgAGAAGGGAGCTTCTGTACCCCAGCTGGCTCTGGGGCTGCAGCATCCCACCTGCCTACCCAGGGTGGTTTTGTGACCTGGTTTTCTGACTTGTAGCTGCAGGGGAAAAGCTTTAAAACCCAACCCCCTCAAGACCTGGGAACCAGgaggcttggggtgggggtgtccgAAGAGCCGGTGGGACCACCTTGGGCCTCCCTCTGAGTTGTAGGTGATGAAGACTGTGAACAGGATACCTTGATTAAAACCATTAGTCGCTAGTCAAACTTACGGCTATTCTATGGGGTCTATTTTGAGTCCCAAGGGCTTGGCTTGAATGGGGGGGAATGAGCTTCCAAGGAGGCCCCAAGACAAGACAGCCCAGTGCCCCCAGGCCTCTGGACAGGGAAGACCCTTGGGTCAGTCACTGGGGGAGGTCTGCTTGGGGAAGAGGGGGCCATCCAGGGGCAAAAGGAATTACAGAGAACAAGGCAGCCCCCCGCCCCGTGTGGGCAACACCCCCATAAACGCTGTGCAGCCCTCGCTCACTGGCACCCAAGGGAGAGCCCCTCAGGTCTGACATGCCACTCTATGGGCCcaagagagaggcaggcagacaGCCAGGCCCCTTTGCTGAGGCTGGGGTCCCAGGGGAGGGGGCTGTTTGAAGAATGTTGGAATGGGGGGGTGGGGCTTCTGGACTCTGCAGATGTTTGGAAAGCACTTCCTGAAGCCCACCAAGCTGCTTCCTCCAAGGACCCCCCGGTGGAGCAGCCATGACCTACTAAGCCACCAGACCAGAGCCCCTGCTTGGGGTTCAGCCACCAGGAGGATGTAGTGCCCCATCGGAGCACTCTACTATCCTGGGCACTTCAGGGCACTGCCTGTGGGCCTGCTGCTCTGTTAGTTCCCTAAGGTACCCTGCCCAGGAAGGGAGCCATGACCCCACTTTCAGGAGTAACCTGCTGAATTCCCACAGCACAGCCCACAGGCAGCAAAGCTAAGCTCTCAGCTCCGTTCCCTGACTTCTAAAGCTATGCCTGCTGAAGCCCCTGGTGCAGCTTCTGGGATGTGAGGGCCAGTGGGTCCAGAGATCTGGGTCAGCTGGGCTGGAGGGGCCCATGGTCCAGGGGGTGAGAGGCAGATGGCCAGCCAGCCCCCTCCCCGCTGTGAGGTGTAGTGCAGCAGGAAGGGGTCAGAGCCGCTGTGCTGCTGGCCTCCTGGAGCCCTCTGGGGGGAGGAGGCAGTTGGCGAGGGGGCTCCACGTCCATCGGTCTCCTGTAGATAGTGGCTGCTTTTGCATCATTTTATCCACCACTCAACAAAAAGCAACCCCCTTTCCCCAACTCTgtcaaaatgaggaaaagaaaacgGGGTGGTGCTGGGATGCAGACAGCTAAGAGGGCCGGGGTCAGTCAACCACGCACTCAAGTACAAGGGGCTGGTGCAGAGGCTGGCGTCGGGGGCTCCCCAGCTGCCCGGTGCCCTGCTGGTCTTGCAGGTGGCTGCACGCTACGGATGCCAGAGAGTCTGTCTGTCTGCTGGCTTTCAGGGGAACCAAAGGCAGCAAGGAGAGAGCCTCACCTCTCAACCCAGTCTTGTCCTCTCACCCTGTGTGCCCCACCCACTGTGACCTCCTGAGGAAGAGCAAGTACCAAAGGACTGAACTGGCAGTCAGTCCAGCATCTCCCCAGGCCTCGGGGCCTTTGCACAGCCTTTCCTCTGCTGGGAAGACCATGCTCAGGGATCTCCATGGCTCCTCTGGCTCCTGGGCTGCAAGCCTTTGCTCATGTGACCTTCTCAGGTGGCTGACCCTCACCACTGTGTTTGAAACTCACATTCCATCTCCCCTACACCACCCCTACTTCTCTAAGGTAACTAGCCACAGGGCTGGCTGGCTTCCTCTTTAGAAAGGAAGTTCCATGAAAGCAGGgattttgcctgttttgtttgCACCCATATCCCAAGCTAGGGCTTCGTGGATGACATTAGTGCTGaaaaacccacctgctaatgcaggaaacacaagagatgtgggttccatccctgggtcaggaagatcccctggagaaggaaatgataacccactccagtatccttgcctgga encodes:
- the RAI1 gene encoding retinoic acid-induced protein 1, producing MQSFRERCGFHGKQQTYQQTSQETSRLENYRQPSQAGLSCDRQRLLTKDYYGPQPFPGYEGGAGTPATARAGKGLSSPQAPPGRPAFAGYTVQDGSPYPGRYSGEEGLQAWGGPQPPPPQPQPLPGGVGKYDENLMKKTVVPPSRQYPEQGAQLPFRTHALHVQQQLPQPPPSLAYPKLQRQKPQSDLASPLPFSQGGHFPQQSQSFPASSTYSSGQASGQGAHSYKSCTAPSAQPHDRPLTANASLAPGQRVPNLHAYQSSRLSYDPQKQQQQTLQSRHHAQESLHYQNLAKYQHYGQQGPGYCQPDATVRTPEQYYQTFSPGSGHSPARSVGRSPSYSSTPSPLMPNLENFPYNQQPLGPGAFPAGLTDHSHFMPLLNPSPTDAASSVDTQAANCKALQKDKLPESLLSDLSLHSLTALTSQVENISNTVQQLLLSKAAGPQKKGLKSLVARTPEQHKSQHCSPEGSGYSAEPAGTPLSEPLSSTPQSTHAEPPEADYLSGSEDPLERSFLYCSQARGSPARVHGGSKAKPESVSTCSVTSPDDMSTKSDDSFQSLHGSLPLDSFSKLVAGERDCPRLLLSALAQEDLASEILGLQEAISEKADKAWAEAPGLAKDTGKPPFSLENHSACLDPVAKGAWPRPGEQESLPEALQLDKGSSAKDFSPGLFEDPSVGFTTPDPKKTAGPLSFSAKATLGAAASDPTVAFDCFPDTTSAGSGDGAHPFAWPEENLGDACPRWGLHPGELTKGLEQGGKATDSASQDGTREASACLGFQEEAPPGEKAAVPRDSQQEAAGGVKEEAGGLLQCPEVSKADRWLDDSRHCCSAADFGDLPLLPAPGRKEDLEAEEYSSLCELLGSPEQRPGLQDALSPKAPLLCGKEEVEEVLDPKAGWGSPCPLSGDSVILLGPTVGAESKVQSWFESSLSHMKPEEEGPDGVLAPGDSAAVTPEASLAPKPNKPAVPEAPIAKKEPVPRGKSLRSRRVHRGLPEAEDSPCRAPALPKDLLLPESCTGPPQGQMEGAGTPGRGISEGLPRMCTRSFTALSEPRTPGPPGLPTTPAPPDKLGGKQRAAFKSGKRVGKPSPKAASSPSNPAALPVASDSSPMGSKTKETDSLDAPGKDQRSMILRSRSRAQEAFHSKRRRPSESRLPNCRAAKKLLANNHLPATFKVAGSPQKEGRAGQRARVPKPGASGKLSDRPLHALKRKSAFMAPVPTKKRNLVLRSGGLGGDVKEEGAEGSPTLFKRITSPKKAKPTKGNGEPTAKPPPLETPDTGLKLASRASFQGAMKTKVLPPRKGRGLKLEAIVQKITSPSLKKFACRAPGAPPGNPVSPSLPEKERGLKSSGGSLLGSEEGLLNVSPGQKFPAALGAEPLCRNPTNRSLKGKLVNSKKLSLTDSFKTEAFTSPEALLPGGTALAPKKRSRKGRAGALGLPKGSLEKRPHLGPALLLTPRDRASGTQGASEDSSGIGGKKPKTEELGLAAQPPEGRPCQPQTRAQKQPGHANYSSYSKRKRLTRGRAKSTTSSPCKGRAKRRRQQQVLPLDPAEPEIRLKYISSCKRLRADSRSPAFSPFVRVEKRGAFTTVCTVVNSPGEEPQPQRKPSSSSSCSFLDTAGASLATLPGGIVPQPRPSLPLSSTMHLGPVVSKALSTSCLVCCLCQNPANFKDLGDLCGPYYPEHCLPKKKPKLKEKVRLEGTCEEALLPLERTLKGLECPAAASSAATTTTGKPPRPDGPADPAKQGSLRTSARGLSRRLQSCYCCDGRGDGSEEAAPADKSRKHECSKEPPAEPGGDTQEHWVHEACAVWTGGVYLVAGKLFGLQEAMKVALDMTCSSCQEAGATIGCCHKGCLHTYHYPCASDAGCIFIEENFSLKCPKHKRLPL